DNA sequence from the Acidobacteriota bacterium genome:
ATGCCGCACAGCCCTATCGGCGGCGCTTGATGGCGCAGTGGGACGACGTCTTGCAGGACGTGCGGCTGGAGATCACCCGCCTCCTCCAGCTCGGCACCTTTCGCGGCGAATCGGCCTTGAAGACCTACCTGTGGCGGGTGGTCTGCCACACGTGCCTCGACCGCATTCGATCCCAGAGCCGGTGGAACTGGTCGGATCTCGACGCCATGCCCGATTACGAGGCCGAGACCATCCTCACGGACAGCGATCCCAAACTGCGGCAGGAGTCCAAGGATCTCCTGGAGCGGGTGCTGGGGGAAATCTCCGATGAGTGCCGGAAGTTGTGGACCCTCGTGCTGCGGGGCCTGAGCTATCGCGAGATGAGCCAGCAGATGGAGGTGGCCGAGGGTACCCTGCGGGTACGGGTCCTGCGTTGCCGAAAACGCGCGATTGAGCTACGCCAGAAGCTACTTGGAAGCGAGACCGCGTAACGGATGATCGCGCGCGGCGCCATTAAGTAGCGAATGCCGTTCTAATGATGGTTTTCGCGCAAAAGGACTGAACTCATGGACTCTAGCCAAATCCGCGAATTGCTGCCTTGGTTCCTCAACGGAACCCTCGAACCAGGCGAGCGCGCGACCGTAATAAAAGCTCTCCGCCAACACCCGGAACTGCGCCAGGAGCTGGCCGAAACGTGGCTGGCCGGCCAAACCTTTGGCCAGCGCATTCCCACTGAAGACGTGGTCGCCTACGTTTTCGGCGGAAGCACCACCATCGACCCGGAGGTGATCGAGAAGCTGGCCGATCCGGAGGAGGTGGCGATGGTGCGCGAGAGCCTCGCCGCTCTGCGGCAGGAAACCCAGTCGGCCACCGCGGGACGAGCCGAAGAGGGACAAGTCGTCGCCTTCAAGCGGCCCGTGGCAGCGCCTCGGCGCAGCTACCTTCCGGCAGCCCTCGCCGCCGGCCTGATGAGCTTGGTCGCCTTCGGCGGCTGGATCACCACCTGGCAGAGCCAGCGTTCTGACTTGGTTCAGGCCGAGAACCGCATCGAGGAACTCAGCCAGGCCCTCGAAGGCGCGCGGGTTCGACTGGCCGCCTCCTCCGCGGCAACCCTCGCCAACGTTGTGGCCTTCAAGCTAGTGGATACCCAACGGTCCGGCAGCGCCGACAACGCGATCGCCCTGCCGCCGAGCGTGCAGGCGGTCACCCTTAACCTGCCGGCGCCGGCAGGCGCGGCCGACAGCGCGAATCTCGAACTCCGCCTGCAAAACAGCGCCGGCCTGGTGATCGAGAGGATTGCCGTCGACCCGCTCAACAACGCCGTCACCGCCACGGTGCCGGCCACAGCGCTACCGCCGGGAATCTACCGGGCCGAGCTGGGAGAAAGTGGGGCCGAGGACGCCTGGCAGGCGCTGGCCGGCTATTCGCTGGAAATCGAGCCCTGGAGCGAAGAGTAGATCCCCGGAGGGATCCGCCTGCCTCTACTCGGCCGACAGCGGCCGCGACAGGACACAGGCGTTGATCCCGCCGATGCCCATCGACATCTTTCCGGCGTAGCCGCCGGGCGCCGCCAGGGCGCAGTCGAACACGAACCGCTGGTGCACCTCGGAGATCTCGCCGTTGAGTTCCGCCGTTTCCAGGGGCGTCGGAAAAAGTTCGCCGCGGGCGTAGCCCAGGTACTGGGCGGTCAGCTCCCAGCCACCGCAGGCGGACATGCCGTGCCCGAAGGTGCCCTTGCGGGCGGTGACCAGCACCGAATCCGGTAGGACGCCCCGCAGGGTCTCGACTTCCAGAAAATCGCCCGGAGTCGCCGTCGCGTGAAGATCCCAGGTGGAAACTTCCGACGGATCGACGTGGGCCTCATCCAGGGCCTGCCGAACGGCCG
Encoded proteins:
- a CDS encoding RNA polymerase sigma factor, which codes for MHPEDAQLVDDYLSGQPAAMSAVEGWIHHAAQPYRRRLMAQWDDVLQDVRLEITRLLQLGTFRGESALKTYLWRVVCHTCLDRIRSQSRWNWSDLDAMPDYEAETILTDSDPKLRQESKDLLERVLGEISDECRKLWTLVLRGLSYREMSQQMEVAEGTLRVRVLRCRKRAIELRQKLLGSETA